The region AAAATGAGAGAACCCGATTtagatgaatattttaattaaatagacAACAAAATTCGAGTACAGTAAATAGATAGGAAAGTTTTCACCAAACAAAAACCCGACACAACAAAAAGTTCATCTCTATTGTTATCATCAAACTAAGATGCTCAGGAGGATTTCACAATCTAAGATCTtggtttttcctttttctccttGAAGAGAGCCAGGAGAGAGACACCAGAAACCTTCACAACCTTGAACCTAACACCAGGAATATCTCCCACGGCGTGACCCTTCCTTCCAAATCCAGCAATCAACACCTCATCCTACAAAGTAATAACACGGAAAAGGTTAGATGAGAATCATTACCAAGCAGGAGTGGCATGTAAGAATTGGAGTAGGAGAATGAGCTTACATTTTCTTCGATGTAGTTCAAGCAACCATCATTGGGAACAAATGCAGCAATTTTCTTCCCGTTCTTGATGAGTTGAACCCTAGCACATTTACGAATGGCAGAGTTTGGCTGTTTGGCCTCAATACCTCTGTGCACACGGACAGACAAGCAGTTATGGAATGATTAGATTGTGAATTCaacaccaacaaaaaaaaaaaagcaaatcaAAATCTCAGAAGTGGATTTACATCTTTTCAAGCACAATGCCTTTAGCATGGGATGAACCAGCAAAAGGTTTCTTCCATTCATTTCCAAGATGGGACTTCTTATAAGCCTTGTCAGCCCACCTTTGCTTCCTACGGTGGGACTTCAACTTGCGTCCAGCTCCCATACCACGTGTCTTCCTGCAACATTACagaaaatatgtaaaaaataCAATCTGTTGGACAGCTTCAGCCTGCAGACATTCATACACCACACCGCTAACTCTTGCAAAAACAAGGAGTGGGGCAGCTACAACATAACTTAGCAAGACAAACTACAATCATTACCGTTTATCATGCTATCAAGAATTccactaaaattaaaatgatcagATTTGGACTATCCCACTCCCTATGGTAAAAGATTTAGTTAA is a window of Ipomoea triloba cultivar NCNSP0323 chromosome 11, ASM357664v1 DNA encoding:
- the LOC115996320 gene encoding 40S ribosomal protein S23-like, encoding MGKTRGMGAGRKLKSHRRKQRWADKAYKKSHLGNEWKKPFAGSSHAKGIVLEKIGIEAKQPNSAIRKCARVQLIKNGKKIAAFVPNDGCLNYIEENDEVLIAGFGRKGHAVGDIPGVRFKVVKVSGVSLLALFKEKKEKPRS